One Aphidius gifuensis isolate YNYX2018 linkage group LG5, ASM1490517v1, whole genome shotgun sequence genomic region harbors:
- the LOC122858049 gene encoding putative uncharacterized protein DDB_G0286901 isoform X1: protein MKTEKKSNEPSYIPSAVVKEDPDGDSVKIKEESVGASGNNEDVPGDETNECTRDPNLDTSNGDGNMPMDSQNGNGNNQPMLNSVKQEIDHNNPTDDLTTEGIQPLVSNVISKQMGGGGGGGGGSEAQYMQQQNQVYVFSTNWANEAAKAVCQGNFESIVAYHNAQPQTKKFIEKNPQKANHFRQNPAQWLSNMAMLKQKNQNQPTPSNQFSNEQPPDLRAIDPTAPSFWNNQQNLRNINGGNNDTNIDDTNIDVPCLIPNSPNNTTTNNSNSQSSGNQTLGQSPNICGRSTSPGIVGPGQPSLQGTQVPDEDLTPEQRHHRDSKLATLRQLQLSLFKPDNELDPTQIPTGTPLPTTNVPVPPPVTTASGQQCPTKIDWNTTLNPFINDGKNKVDVGSPGPMPHRNPNIIGSGNSGGGVVGSNNNNNNNNNNNSGGGVGGNGNGLRSQGPPPPYHQTTRSASVPIAIQSPNPSSPNNPTSNLSLPSPRASSALNSPADCNRQFQLNPQRTVGHLPGQSPTSQDSPNPGIAPTTSITNSRLNHSNPGTPVSHSHITTLSPNSTPQKDNSLDFTSNQPSNIDGMYSSRTLASLAQQKQQQQQQQQQQQQQLGGPLVKEANLMPVPSPQQIQYLNTFEGQELTIQKQPNTSLKDGTIQSNNNNNNNTGNNNQDLPGRILTGNMENNNQFSGRPEVVSPTVDSMSRGFGSMHSPHTPHTPGTAPQTPIDSKQNNNSSNNNNNNNNNSSNNNNNKNSASAQSSPAPINTNLVDSMGPPRTVPASPNTKQETSSPSSKDIILQQSPVQGQQSNNQGVSQQPMQQQQQQQQQQQQQQIQQQMQQQQQMTPQQQQQQQQQQQQQQQSLLQNSQQQQSPLMNQHQNNQNNNSGPPMGSMNQFPPCIRPPVNSNQPSDNVPLNPNNIGGRIGNMGGGMNTNHFDPITSLAQMSQQLTNTAASNALGNDGSMHPGGGMMFNNHHGMHMMQMNNEMNGGCHMGGGPGPGSGPGPGPGGINEQNDVSGGMCMNIGGGGGPPTSYSPTTSHTGSPTMGVPNKMSHPMINRHGMMPGMNPSQGGVGGGGGGGYPGGDHIPPPRLMGHINNQNPYNGTNIQVKPGAPNTIQYLPSHPNQSNVGPRGPPSLEFLHRYTNPMGMDTKMSSQSFYSNGCMPNNMSGPHPGLMGPGGLPGMGGGPGGPQRMDGQTINNQHQSMRPSLVNMRPQQQQQQQNIMRMQHMVGGGVFTGNSMDPDKVFPSDMVQSSQINNQHNQQNQNIYGPGNKGNSMGLGPPPDASQPLPPSMGGGPGTFKNSPFVGSGPNMNDPNYAQQYHNFQQQLYATGARASGPPQPPPPHPNIHPSANSHSHQQFFIPK from the exons atgaaaacagAGAAAAAGTCAAATGAACCAAGTTACATACCAAGTGCAGTGGTTAAAGAAGATCCTGATGGTGATagtgttaaaataaaagaagaaagtGTTGGTGCTAGTGGTAATAACGAGGATGTACCTGGTGATGAGACAAACGAGTGTACAAGAGATCCAAACTTGGATACGAGTAATGGTGATGGTAATATGCCAATGGATTCACAAAATGGAAATGGTAACAATCAACCAATGCTAAATTCAGTTAAACAAGAAATTGATCATAATAATCCAACAGATGATTTAACAACTg aaGGAATTCAACCATTAGTTAGCAATGTGATTAGTAAGCAAATGGGTGgaggtggaggtggtggtggaggtAGTGAAGCACAGTACATGCAACAACAAAATCAAGTTTAtgtattttcaacaaattggGCAAATGAAGCAGCTAAAGCTGTATGCCAAGGAAACTTTGAATCAATAGTTGCTTATCATAATGCCCAACcacaaactaaaaaatttattgag aaaaatccACAAAAGGCAAATCATTTTCGTCAAAATCCAGCGCAATGGCTCAGCAATATGGcaatgttaaaacaaaaaaatcaaaatcaaccAACTCCAAGtaatcaattttcaaatgaacaACCACCAGATTTACGAGCAATTGATCCAACAGCACCATCATTTTggaataatcaacaaaatttaagaaatataaatggtggaaataatgatacaaataTTGACGATACAAATATTGATGTGCCTTGTCTTATTCCAAATTCaccaaataatacaacaacaaataactCAAATAGTCAATCATCTGGTAATCAAACATTGGGACAAAGTCCAAATATATGTGGAAGATCAACAAGTCCAGGTATAGTTGGACCTGGACAACCATCATTACAAGGTACTCAAGTACCAGATGAAGATTTAACACCTGAACAACGACATCATCGTGATTCTAAACTTGCTACTCTAAGACAACTTCAACTTAGCTTATTTAAACCAGATAATGAATTAGATCCAACACAAATACCAACAGGTACACCTCTTCCAACAACAAATGTACCTGTACCACCTCCTGTAACAACAGCAAGTGGACAACAGTGTCCAACAAAAATTGACTGGAATACAACTTTAAATCCATTTataaatgatggaaaaaataag gTTGATGTTGGTAGTCCAGGGCCAATGCCTCATCGCAACCCTAATATAATTGGTAGCGGTAACAGTGGCGGTGGTGTTGTtggtagtaataataataataataacaataataataataacagtggtggtggtgttggtggtaATGGTAATGGTCTTAGATCTCAGGGTCCTCCACCTCCATATCATCAAACAACTCGATCAGCAAGTGTTCCAATAGCCATACAAAGTCCAAATCCATCATCTCCAAATAATCCAACAAGTAATTTATCACTACCATCACCTCGTGCAAGTTCAGCATTAAATTCACCAGCTGATTGTAATAGACAATTTCAACTTAATCCTCAAAGAACAGTTGGACATTTACCTGGTCAAAGTCCAACAAGTCAAGATTCACCTAATCCTGGTATTGCACCAACAACATCAATAACAAATTCACGATTAAATCATAGTAATCCAGGTACACCAGTGTCACATTCACATATTACGACTCTTAGTCCAAATAGTACACCTCAAAAAGATAATTCATTAGATTTTACATCAAATCAACCTTCAAATATTGATGGTATGTATAGTAGTAGAACATTGGCATCACTTgctcaacaaaaacaacaacaacaacaacaacaacaacaacaacaacaacaacttggTGGCCCATTAGTAAAAGAAGCAAATTTAATGCCAGTTCCAAGTCCACaacaaattcaatatttaaatacatttgaaGGCCAAGAATTAACAATACAAAAACAACCAAACACTAGTCTAAAAGATGGCACaatacaatcaaataataataataataataatacaggaaataataatcaagattTACCTGGTAGAATATTAACTGGtaatatggaaaataataatcaattttcagGTAGACCTGAAGTTGTCAGTCCAACGGTAGATAGTATGAGCCGAGGTTTTGGTTCTATGCACAGTCCACATACACCACATACACCTGGAACAGCACCTCAAACTCCCATTgattcaaaacaaaataataatagcagcaataataataataataataacaataatagtagtaataataataataataaaaattcggCAAGTGCCCAGAGTAGTCCAGCGCcgataaatacaaatttagtTGACAGTATGGGCCCACCAAGAACCGTACCGGCTTCCCCAAATACTAAACAAGAAACCTCTTCGCCATCTTCCAaggatattattttacaacaatcTCCAGTACAAGGACAACAGTCTAATAATCAAGGTGTATCACAGCAACCtatgcaacaacaacaacaacaacaacaacagcaacaacaacaacaaatacagCAGCaaatgcaacaacaacaacaaatgacacctcaacaacaacagcaacagcagcagcagcaacaacaacaacaacaaagtcTTCTACAAAATtcccaacaacaacaatcaccACTCATGAatcaacatcaaaataatcaaaataataattctggaCCACCTATGGGTTCAATGAATCAATTTCCTCCATGTATTCGACCTCCAGTAAATTCAAATCAGCCATCTGATAATGTTCCATTAAATCCAAATAATATTGGTGGACGTATTGGTAATATGGGTGGTGGTATGAATACAAATCATTTTGATCCAATAACATCATTAGCACAAATGAGTCAACAATTGACAAATACAGCAGCATCAAATGCATTAGGTAATGATGGTTCAATGCATCCTGGTGGTGGAATGATGTTCAACAATCATCATGGAATGCATATGATGCAAATGAATAATGAAATGAATGGTGGTTGTCATATGGGTGGTGGTCCTGGTCCTGGATCTGGTCCTGGTCCAGGTCCAGGTGGTATTAATGAACAAAATGATGTTAGTGGTGGTATGTGTATGAatattggtggtggtggtggtccaCCAACAAGTTATAGTCCAACAACATCACATACAGGTAGTCCAACAATGGGTGTACCAAATAAAATGTCACATCCAATGATTAATAGACATGGTATGATGCCAGGTATGAATCCATCACAAGGTGGTgtcggtggtggtggtggtggtggttatCCAGGTGGTGATCATATACCACCACCAAGACTTATGGgacatattaataatcaaaatccTTATAATGGCACAAACATACAAGTTAAACCAGGTGCACCAAATACAATACAATATTTACCATCACATCCAAATCAGAGTAATGTTGGTCCACGTGGACCACCAAGCCTTGAATTTCTTCATAGGTATACTAATCCAATGGGTATGGATACGAAAATGTCATCACAATCATTTTATAGTAATGGATGTATGCCCAATAATATGTCTGGTCCACATCCAGGATTAATGGGACCCGGTGGTCTTCCAGGTATGGGTGGTGGTCCTGGTGGTCCACAAAGAATGGATGgacaaacaattaataatcaacatcaATCAATGAGACCATCACTTGTTAATATGAGAccacaacagcaacaacaacaacaaaatattatgagAATGCAACATATGGTTGGTGGTGGTGTTTTCACTGGTAATTCAATGGATCCAGATAAAGTCTTCCCTTCAGATATGGTACAATCAtcacaaattaataatcaacataatcaacaaaatcaaaatatatatggtcCTGGTAATAAAGGTAATTCAATGGGACTTGGACCACCACCAGATGCCAGTCAGCCATTACCACCAAGTATGGGTGGTGGTCCtggtacatttaaaaatagtccATTTGTTGGTAGTGGACCAAATATGAATGATCCAAATTATGCTCAACAGTATCATAACTTCCAGCAACAATTATATGCAACTGGAGCTAGAGCTAGTGGTCCACcacaaccaccaccaccacatcCGAATATTCATCCATCCGCTAATTCTCATTCacatcaacaatttttcatacccaagtaa
- the LOC122858049 gene encoding myb-like protein P isoform X2, with the protein MKTEKKSNEPSYIPSAVVKEDPDGDSVKIKEESVGASGNNEDVPGDETNECTRDPNLDTSNGDGNMPMDSQNGNGNNQPMLNSVKQEIDHNNPTDDLTTEGIQPLVSNVISKQMGGGGGGGGGSEAQYMQQQNQVYVFSTNWANEAAKAVCQGNFESIVAYHNAQPQTKKFIEKNPQKANHFRQNPAQWLSNMAMLKQKNQNQPTPSNQFSNEQPPDLRAIDPTAPSFWNNQQNLRNINGGNNDTNIDDTNIDVPCLIPNSPNNTTTNNSNSQSSGNQTLGQSPNICGRSTSPGIVGPGQPSLQGTQVPDEDLTPEQRHHRDSKLATLRQLQLSLFKPDNELDPTQIPTGTPLPTTNVPVPPPVTTASGQQCPTKIDWNTTLNPFINDGKNKVDVGSPGPMPHRNPNIIGSGNSGGGVVGSNNNNNNNNNNNSGGGVGGNGNGLRSQGPPPPYHQTTRSASVPIAIQSPNPSSPNNPTSNLSLPSPRASSALNSPADCNRQFQLNPQRTVGHLPGQSPTSQDSPNPGIAPTTSITNSRLNHSNPGTPVSHSHITTLSPNSTPQKDNSLDFTSNQPSNIDGRPEVVSPTVDSMSRGFGSMHSPHTPHTPGTAPQTPIDSKQNNNSSNNNNNNNNNSSNNNNNKNSASAQSSPAPINTNLVDSMGPPRTVPASPNTKQETSSPSSKDIILQQSPVQGQQSNNQGVSQQPMQQQQQQQQQQQQQQIQQQMQQQQQMTPQQQQQQQQQQQQQQQSLLQNSQQQQSPLMNQHQNNQNNNSGPPMGSMNQFPPCIRPPVNSNQPSDNVPLNPNNIGGRIGNMGGGMNTNHFDPITSLAQMSQQLTNTAASNALGNDGSMHPGGGMMFNNHHGMHMMQMNNEMNGGCHMGGGPGPGSGPGPGPGGINEQNDVSGGMCMNIGGGGGPPTSYSPTTSHTGSPTMGVPNKMSHPMINRHGMMPGMNPSQGGVGGGGGGGYPGGDHIPPPRLMGHINNQNPYNGTNIQVKPGAPNTIQYLPSHPNQSNVGPRGPPSLEFLHRYTNPMGMDTKMSSQSFYSNGCMPNNMSGPHPGLMGPGGLPGMGGGPGGPQRMDGQTINNQHQSMRPSLVNMRPQQQQQQQNIMRMQHMVGGGVFTGNSMDPDKVFPSDMVQSSQINNQHNQQNQNIYGPGNKGNSMGLGPPPDASQPLPPSMGGGPGTFKNSPFVGSGPNMNDPNYAQQYHNFQQQLYATGARASGPPQPPPPHPNIHPSANSHSHQQFFIPK; encoded by the exons atgaaaacagAGAAAAAGTCAAATGAACCAAGTTACATACCAAGTGCAGTGGTTAAAGAAGATCCTGATGGTGATagtgttaaaataaaagaagaaagtGTTGGTGCTAGTGGTAATAACGAGGATGTACCTGGTGATGAGACAAACGAGTGTACAAGAGATCCAAACTTGGATACGAGTAATGGTGATGGTAATATGCCAATGGATTCACAAAATGGAAATGGTAACAATCAACCAATGCTAAATTCAGTTAAACAAGAAATTGATCATAATAATCCAACAGATGATTTAACAACTg aaGGAATTCAACCATTAGTTAGCAATGTGATTAGTAAGCAAATGGGTGgaggtggaggtggtggtggaggtAGTGAAGCACAGTACATGCAACAACAAAATCAAGTTTAtgtattttcaacaaattggGCAAATGAAGCAGCTAAAGCTGTATGCCAAGGAAACTTTGAATCAATAGTTGCTTATCATAATGCCCAACcacaaactaaaaaatttattgag aaaaatccACAAAAGGCAAATCATTTTCGTCAAAATCCAGCGCAATGGCTCAGCAATATGGcaatgttaaaacaaaaaaatcaaaatcaaccAACTCCAAGtaatcaattttcaaatgaacaACCACCAGATTTACGAGCAATTGATCCAACAGCACCATCATTTTggaataatcaacaaaatttaagaaatataaatggtggaaataatgatacaaataTTGACGATACAAATATTGATGTGCCTTGTCTTATTCCAAATTCaccaaataatacaacaacaaataactCAAATAGTCAATCATCTGGTAATCAAACATTGGGACAAAGTCCAAATATATGTGGAAGATCAACAAGTCCAGGTATAGTTGGACCTGGACAACCATCATTACAAGGTACTCAAGTACCAGATGAAGATTTAACACCTGAACAACGACATCATCGTGATTCTAAACTTGCTACTCTAAGACAACTTCAACTTAGCTTATTTAAACCAGATAATGAATTAGATCCAACACAAATACCAACAGGTACACCTCTTCCAACAACAAATGTACCTGTACCACCTCCTGTAACAACAGCAAGTGGACAACAGTGTCCAACAAAAATTGACTGGAATACAACTTTAAATCCATTTataaatgatggaaaaaataag gTTGATGTTGGTAGTCCAGGGCCAATGCCTCATCGCAACCCTAATATAATTGGTAGCGGTAACAGTGGCGGTGGTGTTGTtggtagtaataataataataataacaataataataataacagtggtggtggtgttggtggtaATGGTAATGGTCTTAGATCTCAGGGTCCTCCACCTCCATATCATCAAACAACTCGATCAGCAAGTGTTCCAATAGCCATACAAAGTCCAAATCCATCATCTCCAAATAATCCAACAAGTAATTTATCACTACCATCACCTCGTGCAAGTTCAGCATTAAATTCACCAGCTGATTGTAATAGACAATTTCAACTTAATCCTCAAAGAACAGTTGGACATTTACCTGGTCAAAGTCCAACAAGTCAAGATTCACCTAATCCTGGTATTGCACCAACAACATCAATAACAAATTCACGATTAAATCATAGTAATCCAGGTACACCAGTGTCACATTCACATATTACGACTCTTAGTCCAAATAGTACACCTCAAAAAGATAATTCATTAGATTTTACATCAAATCAACCTTCAAATATTGATG GTAGACCTGAAGTTGTCAGTCCAACGGTAGATAGTATGAGCCGAGGTTTTGGTTCTATGCACAGTCCACATACACCACATACACCTGGAACAGCACCTCAAACTCCCATTgattcaaaacaaaataataatagcagcaataataataataataataacaataatagtagtaataataataataataaaaattcggCAAGTGCCCAGAGTAGTCCAGCGCcgataaatacaaatttagtTGACAGTATGGGCCCACCAAGAACCGTACCGGCTTCCCCAAATACTAAACAAGAAACCTCTTCGCCATCTTCCAaggatattattttacaacaatcTCCAGTACAAGGACAACAGTCTAATAATCAAGGTGTATCACAGCAACCtatgcaacaacaacaacaacaacaacaacagcaacaacaacaacaaatacagCAGCaaatgcaacaacaacaacaaatgacacctcaacaacaacagcaacagcagcagcagcaacaacaacaacaacaaagtcTTCTACAAAATtcccaacaacaacaatcaccACTCATGAatcaacatcaaaataatcaaaataataattctggaCCACCTATGGGTTCAATGAATCAATTTCCTCCATGTATTCGACCTCCAGTAAATTCAAATCAGCCATCTGATAATGTTCCATTAAATCCAAATAATATTGGTGGACGTATTGGTAATATGGGTGGTGGTATGAATACAAATCATTTTGATCCAATAACATCATTAGCACAAATGAGTCAACAATTGACAAATACAGCAGCATCAAATGCATTAGGTAATGATGGTTCAATGCATCCTGGTGGTGGAATGATGTTCAACAATCATCATGGAATGCATATGATGCAAATGAATAATGAAATGAATGGTGGTTGTCATATGGGTGGTGGTCCTGGTCCTGGATCTGGTCCTGGTCCAGGTCCAGGTGGTATTAATGAACAAAATGATGTTAGTGGTGGTATGTGTATGAatattggtggtggtggtggtccaCCAACAAGTTATAGTCCAACAACATCACATACAGGTAGTCCAACAATGGGTGTACCAAATAAAATGTCACATCCAATGATTAATAGACATGGTATGATGCCAGGTATGAATCCATCACAAGGTGGTgtcggtggtggtggtggtggtggttatCCAGGTGGTGATCATATACCACCACCAAGACTTATGGgacatattaataatcaaaatccTTATAATGGCACAAACATACAAGTTAAACCAGGTGCACCAAATACAATACAATATTTACCATCACATCCAAATCAGAGTAATGTTGGTCCACGTGGACCACCAAGCCTTGAATTTCTTCATAGGTATACTAATCCAATGGGTATGGATACGAAAATGTCATCACAATCATTTTATAGTAATGGATGTATGCCCAATAATATGTCTGGTCCACATCCAGGATTAATGGGACCCGGTGGTCTTCCAGGTATGGGTGGTGGTCCTGGTGGTCCACAAAGAATGGATGgacaaacaattaataatcaacatcaATCAATGAGACCATCACTTGTTAATATGAGAccacaacagcaacaacaacaacaaaatattatgagAATGCAACATATGGTTGGTGGTGGTGTTTTCACTGGTAATTCAATGGATCCAGATAAAGTCTTCCCTTCAGATATGGTACAATCAtcacaaattaataatcaacataatcaacaaaatcaaaatatatatggtcCTGGTAATAAAGGTAATTCAATGGGACTTGGACCACCACCAGATGCCAGTCAGCCATTACCACCAAGTATGGGTGGTGGTCCtggtacatttaaaaatagtccATTTGTTGGTAGTGGACCAAATATGAATGATCCAAATTATGCTCAACAGTATCATAACTTCCAGCAACAATTATATGCAACTGGAGCTAGAGCTAGTGGTCCACcacaaccaccaccaccacatcCGAATATTCATCCATCCGCTAATTCTCATTCacatcaacaatttttcatacccaagtaa
- the LOC122858049 gene encoding putative uncharacterized protein DDB_G0286901 isoform X3, translating to MKTEKKSNEPSYIPSAVVKEDPDGDSVKIKEESVGASGNNEDVPGDETNECTRDPNLDTSNGDGNMPMDSQNGNGNNQPMLNSVKQEIDHNNPTDDLTTEGIQPLVSNVISKQMGGGGGGGGGSEAQYMQQQNQVYVFSTNWANEAAKAVCQGNFESIVAYHNAQPQTKKFIEKNPQKANHFRQNPAQWLSNMAMLKQKNQNQPTPSNQFSNEQPPDLRAIDPTAPSFWNNQQNLRNINGGNNDTNIDDTNIDVPCLIPNSPNNTTTNNSNSQSSGNQTLGQSPNICGRSTSPGIVGPGQPSLQGTQVPDEDLTPEQRHHRDSKLATLRQLQLSLFKPDNELDPTQIPTGTPLPTTNVPVPPPVTTASGQQCPTKIDWNTTLNPFINDGKNKVDVGSPGPMPHRNPNIIGSGNSGGGVVGRPEVVSPTVDSMSRGFGSMHSPHTPHTPGTAPQTPIDSKQNNNSSNNNNNNNNNSSNNNNNKNSASAQSSPAPINTNLVDSMGPPRTVPASPNTKQETSSPSSKDIILQQSPVQGQQSNNQGVSQQPMQQQQQQQQQQQQQQIQQQMQQQQQMTPQQQQQQQQQQQQQQQSLLQNSQQQQSPLMNQHQNNQNNNSGPPMGSMNQFPPCIRPPVNSNQPSDNVPLNPNNIGGRIGNMGGGMNTNHFDPITSLAQMSQQLTNTAASNALGNDGSMHPGGGMMFNNHHGMHMMQMNNEMNGGCHMGGGPGPGSGPGPGPGGINEQNDVSGGMCMNIGGGGGPPTSYSPTTSHTGSPTMGVPNKMSHPMINRHGMMPGMNPSQGGVGGGGGGGYPGGDHIPPPRLMGHINNQNPYNGTNIQVKPGAPNTIQYLPSHPNQSNVGPRGPPSLEFLHRYTNPMGMDTKMSSQSFYSNGCMPNNMSGPHPGLMGPGGLPGMGGGPGGPQRMDGQTINNQHQSMRPSLVNMRPQQQQQQQNIMRMQHMVGGGVFTGNSMDPDKVFPSDMVQSSQINNQHNQQNQNIYGPGNKGNSMGLGPPPDASQPLPPSMGGGPGTFKNSPFVGSGPNMNDPNYAQQYHNFQQQLYATGARASGPPQPPPPHPNIHPSANSHSHQQFFIPK from the exons atgaaaacagAGAAAAAGTCAAATGAACCAAGTTACATACCAAGTGCAGTGGTTAAAGAAGATCCTGATGGTGATagtgttaaaataaaagaagaaagtGTTGGTGCTAGTGGTAATAACGAGGATGTACCTGGTGATGAGACAAACGAGTGTACAAGAGATCCAAACTTGGATACGAGTAATGGTGATGGTAATATGCCAATGGATTCACAAAATGGAAATGGTAACAATCAACCAATGCTAAATTCAGTTAAACAAGAAATTGATCATAATAATCCAACAGATGATTTAACAACTg aaGGAATTCAACCATTAGTTAGCAATGTGATTAGTAAGCAAATGGGTGgaggtggaggtggtggtggaggtAGTGAAGCACAGTACATGCAACAACAAAATCAAGTTTAtgtattttcaacaaattggGCAAATGAAGCAGCTAAAGCTGTATGCCAAGGAAACTTTGAATCAATAGTTGCTTATCATAATGCCCAACcacaaactaaaaaatttattgag aaaaatccACAAAAGGCAAATCATTTTCGTCAAAATCCAGCGCAATGGCTCAGCAATATGGcaatgttaaaacaaaaaaatcaaaatcaaccAACTCCAAGtaatcaattttcaaatgaacaACCACCAGATTTACGAGCAATTGATCCAACAGCACCATCATTTTggaataatcaacaaaatttaagaaatataaatggtggaaataatgatacaaataTTGACGATACAAATATTGATGTGCCTTGTCTTATTCCAAATTCaccaaataatacaacaacaaataactCAAATAGTCAATCATCTGGTAATCAAACATTGGGACAAAGTCCAAATATATGTGGAAGATCAACAAGTCCAGGTATAGTTGGACCTGGACAACCATCATTACAAGGTACTCAAGTACCAGATGAAGATTTAACACCTGAACAACGACATCATCGTGATTCTAAACTTGCTACTCTAAGACAACTTCAACTTAGCTTATTTAAACCAGATAATGAATTAGATCCAACACAAATACCAACAGGTACACCTCTTCCAACAACAAATGTACCTGTACCACCTCCTGTAACAACAGCAAGTGGACAACAGTGTCCAACAAAAATTGACTGGAATACAACTTTAAATCCATTTataaatgatggaaaaaataag gTTGATGTTGGTAGTCCAGGGCCAATGCCTCATCGCAACCCTAATATAATTGGTAGCGGTAACAGTGGCGGTGGTGTTGTtg GTAGACCTGAAGTTGTCAGTCCAACGGTAGATAGTATGAGCCGAGGTTTTGGTTCTATGCACAGTCCACATACACCACATACACCTGGAACAGCACCTCAAACTCCCATTgattcaaaacaaaataataatagcagcaataataataataataataacaataatagtagtaataataataataataaaaattcggCAAGTGCCCAGAGTAGTCCAGCGCcgataaatacaaatttagtTGACAGTATGGGCCCACCAAGAACCGTACCGGCTTCCCCAAATACTAAACAAGAAACCTCTTCGCCATCTTCCAaggatattattttacaacaatcTCCAGTACAAGGACAACAGTCTAATAATCAAGGTGTATCACAGCAACCtatgcaacaacaacaacaacaacaacaacagcaacaacaacaacaaatacagCAGCaaatgcaacaacaacaacaaatgacacctcaacaacaacagcaacagcagcagcagcaacaacaacaacaacaaagtcTTCTACAAAATtcccaacaacaacaatcaccACTCATGAatcaacatcaaaataatcaaaataataattctggaCCACCTATGGGTTCAATGAATCAATTTCCTCCATGTATTCGACCTCCAGTAAATTCAAATCAGCCATCTGATAATGTTCCATTAAATCCAAATAATATTGGTGGACGTATTGGTAATATGGGTGGTGGTATGAATACAAATCATTTTGATCCAATAACATCATTAGCACAAATGAGTCAACAATTGACAAATACAGCAGCATCAAATGCATTAGGTAATGATGGTTCAATGCATCCTGGTGGTGGAATGATGTTCAACAATCATCATGGAATGCATATGATGCAAATGAATAATGAAATGAATGGTGGTTGTCATATGGGTGGTGGTCCTGGTCCTGGATCTGGTCCTGGTCCAGGTCCAGGTGGTATTAATGAACAAAATGATGTTAGTGGTGGTATGTGTATGAatattggtggtggtggtggtccaCCAACAAGTTATAGTCCAACAACATCACATACAGGTAGTCCAACAATGGGTGTACCAAATAAAATGTCACATCCAATGATTAATAGACATGGTATGATGCCAGGTATGAATCCATCACAAGGTGGTgtcggtggtggtggtggtggtggttatCCAGGTGGTGATCATATACCACCACCAAGACTTATGGgacatattaataatcaaaatccTTATAATGGCACAAACATACAAGTTAAACCAGGTGCACCAAATACAATACAATATTTACCATCACATCCAAATCAGAGTAATGTTGGTCCACGTGGACCACCAAGCCTTGAATTTCTTCATAGGTATACTAATCCAATGGGTATGGATACGAAAATGTCATCACAATCATTTTATAGTAATGGATGTATGCCCAATAATATGTCTGGTCCACATCCAGGATTAATGGGACCCGGTGGTCTTCCAGGTATGGGTGGTGGTCCTGGTGGTCCACAAAGAATGGATGgacaaacaattaataatcaacatcaATCAATGAGACCATCACTTGTTAATATGAGAccacaacagcaacaacaacaacaaaatattatgagAATGCAACATATGGTTGGTGGTGGTGTTTTCACTGGTAATTCAATGGATCCAGATAAAGTCTTCCCTTCAGATATGGTACAATCAtcacaaattaataatcaacataatcaacaaaatcaaaatatatatggtcCTGGTAATAAAGGTAATTCAATGGGACTTGGACCACCACCAGATGCCAGTCAGCCATTACCACCAAGTATGGGTGGTGGTCCtggtacatttaaaaatagtccATTTGTTGGTAGTGGACCAAATATGAATGATCCAAATTATGCTCAACAGTATCATAACTTCCAGCAACAATTATATGCAACTGGAGCTAGAGCTAGTGGTCCACcacaaccaccaccaccacatcCGAATATTCATCCATCCGCTAATTCTCATTCacatcaacaatttttcatacccaagtaa